The Amycolatopsis nigrescens CSC17Ta-90 genomic interval TGTCTGCGCATGGTGCCGATCGCGCGGGCGCTGTCCGGTGCCGGGCGCGCGCACGGGGTGGCGGTCTGGCTGCTGCGGAACAGGGTGCGCGGCTGGAACGAGCCCGACCTCGACCCGGTGCGGGACGCGCGCTGGGCGCTGGCGCGGATCCGGGCCGAACATCCGGGGTTACCGGTGGTGCTGATCGGGCACTCCATGGGCGGACGGGTCGCGCTGCGCGTCGCGGACGACCCGGCCGTGGCCGGGGTATGCGCGCTCGCGCCGTGGACCCCGCCGCGCACGGAACCCGTGGCCGCGGTCCGCGGCAAGGCCGTGCTGATCGTGCACGGCGTCCGCGACCGGATGACCGATCCGGCGGGTTCGTACTCGTTCGCCAGCCGTGCGGAGCCCAGTACGTCCCGTTTGGTCAGGTTCGAGCTCTCGGAAGAGGGACACGCGATGCTGCGCCGTCCTGGGGTCTGGACCAGGCTGGTGTGTGCTTTCACACTGGACATACTCGGTGCGCGCCCGGCGGACGAGACTTTGACTGAGGCCTGGGCCGAGCCAAGCCCGCAGCGACTCCGAATTCAGCTGTGAGCCGGGCGGCGAACCGGGTACTAGCGGATGAGTCACCGGCACGGCGTCGCCGGCGGGAGGGAGAATCTTGACCACATCGAGCGTGGACCGGAACGAGCCGGTCTCCGATCAGCCACAGCCCGAGCCCGGCAGGTGGCCGGGCCTCGGCACGGCCCCGCATTCGCCCTTCCGGGCGAGGGTCGCCGAAGCCCTGTTCCGCCGCGCGGTGCGCCCGCTGGACGTCCGCGTGACGCTGCCGGACGGGCGCACCCTCGGCGCCGGCGGCAAGGACGCCCCGGAGATGCGGCTGCGCCGTCCCGCCGCGTTCTTCCACCGGCTCGGCGTGGACGCGAAGATCGGCTTCGGCGAGGCGTACAT includes:
- a CDS encoding alpha/beta hydrolase gives rise to the protein MGSEARPQLSVRRPRGTVTAVALVLHGGAERGQARMRYWRAACLRMVPIARALSGAGRAHGVAVWLLRNRVRGWNEPDLDPVRDARWALARIRAEHPGLPVVLIGHSMGGRVALRVADDPAVAGVCALAPWTPPRTEPVAAVRGKAVLIVHGVRDRMTDPAGSYSFASRAEPSTSRLVRFELSEEGHAMLRRPGVWTRLVCAFTLDILGARPADETLTEAWAEPSPQRLRIQL